A genomic window from Algoriphagus sp. Y33 includes:
- a CDS encoding YdcF family protein: MFFYLSQFLSFLAMPLTIISLLWLFGLLYIRKKWGKRCLWIGLILLWFFSNQFIANQAMLAWEPEFKGFNEVKNHEIGIVLTGVTNLSKTAYDRTFFNKGADRITHALQLYRERKIKKILITGGQGLNPVNPQSEAELLERFLLMTGVPAEDIMIEDKSKNTAQNAAFTKEFLDAKGIDTNQEFLLITSAFHMYRAKGCFDKAGLKTQTFPTDYYSHDTKYDLPAFLYPNPSSIENWHKLSKEWIGILVYKLVGYI, from the coding sequence ATGTTTTTCTATCTATCCCAATTCCTGAGCTTTCTTGCAATGCCACTGACGATTATATCGCTTTTATGGCTATTTGGACTGCTGTATATCAGGAAAAAATGGGGGAAAAGATGTCTCTGGATCGGATTGATACTACTCTGGTTTTTCTCCAATCAGTTTATTGCAAATCAAGCGATGCTGGCTTGGGAACCTGAATTTAAGGGCTTCAATGAGGTGAAAAATCATGAAATCGGCATCGTGCTTACCGGTGTAACCAACCTGAGCAAAACAGCATATGACCGTACTTTTTTCAATAAAGGTGCTGATCGGATCACACATGCATTGCAGCTATACCGGGAACGGAAAATCAAGAAAATTCTTATCACAGGCGGTCAGGGTCTAAATCCTGTCAATCCTCAATCAGAAGCTGAGCTTTTGGAGCGGTTTTTGTTGATGACCGGTGTTCCTGCAGAAGACATTATGATCGAAGATAAATCGAAAAATACTGCTCAAAATGCAGCGTTTACGAAGGAGTTTTTAGATGCAAAAGGAATTGATACAAATCAGGAATTTTTGCTGATCACTTCTGCTTTTCACATGTATAGAGCGAAAGGGTGCTTTGATAAGGCAGGTTTAAAAACCCAAACTTTCCCAACAGACTACTACAGTCATGACACAAAATATGACCTTCCTGCATTTTTATATCCTAACCCTTCATCAATCGAAAACTGGCACAAATTGTCAAAGGAATGGATCGGGATTTTAGTATATAAGTTAGTCGGGTATATTTGA
- a CDS encoding DUF72 domain-containing protein, translating into MKFGSTDHPENIDFTLPPDHPDTAETLKKYKSDAPFEVYVGCAKWNKADLKGFYPRGTKDELTYYSRQFNSIELNATFYNSPDKNQVVQWKEKTPEGFKFFPKIRQSVSHYRRLNDVKNLTDEFADSVSMFEEKLGMVFLQMIDNFKPKFIDRVEGFAQDFPKGVPLAIEVRNEDWFKGEVFDAYYQILKNNDITNIIVDAAARRDMLHMRLSNNAAFIRYVGANHASDYTRLEDWVERIKVWRSQGLQKLYFFIHQNVEKESPLLAEHFIKMLNKELNLSLKIPNSPDNPLGF; encoded by the coding sequence ATGAAATTTGGCAGCACAGATCATCCTGAGAATATTGACTTCACTCTACCGCCTGATCACCCTGACACGGCTGAGACACTTAAGAAATATAAAAGTGACGCCCCTTTTGAAGTGTATGTGGGCTGCGCCAAGTGGAACAAAGCAGATCTCAAAGGCTTCTATCCCCGGGGCACCAAAGATGAGCTGACTTATTACTCAAGGCAGTTTAATTCTATTGAGCTCAATGCGACTTTTTACAACTCACCCGACAAAAATCAGGTTGTGCAATGGAAAGAGAAAACCCCGGAAGGCTTTAAGTTTTTCCCTAAAATCCGTCAATCCGTCAGCCACTACCGCAGGCTTAATGATGTCAAGAATCTGACTGATGAATTTGCTGATTCTGTAAGCATGTTTGAAGAAAAACTGGGAATGGTATTTCTACAGATGATTGACAATTTCAAACCGAAGTTTATAGACCGGGTAGAAGGCTTTGCCCAAGACTTCCCCAAAGGAGTTCCACTGGCAATCGAGGTTCGCAATGAAGACTGGTTTAAAGGCGAAGTCTTTGATGCATACTATCAAATTTTAAAGAATAATGATATCACCAATATCATCGTGGATGCGGCTGCACGTAGAGACATGCTGCATATGCGGCTTTCCAATAATGCCGCTTTCATCCGATACGTAGGTGCCAATCATGCGAGTGATTATACGCGACTTGAAGACTGGGTGGAGAGAATCAAGGTGTGGAGATCCCAAGGCCTGCAAAAGCTCTATTTCTTTATCCATCAGAATGTGGAAAAGGAATCACCGCTTCTTGCAGAACATTTCATCAAAATGCTAAACAAGGAGCTTAACCTTTCTCTGAAAATCCCCAATTCCCCTGACAATCCCCTTGGATTTTAA
- a CDS encoding ATP-binding protein: MKEPFNPFVINTYQGKDYFFDRENDLKMLISHIENDRNVVLYAWRRLGKSALIHRLFEELETSKDYETIYIDLLVSQNMDEAIQSIASAIYEKYGKTTSGLSAAIQKLFGSIGATIHFNGLTGLPEITLGIIKSGQQDQSLKALGEFLLARKKRIVIAIDEFQQIADYENVKAEAVFRTWVQQIPAVRFIFSGSHRTLMEAMFTEKKRPFYQSSQLESLQPIALAAYTEFILHHFQAAKKSISPDSIEKIYRWSRGQTYTVQLICNQLFANYKKITDSTLDVVFDQILTQQQSVFANFQKMLTKAQWNVFRAIAKEEPLQNPMSKDFLQKHNLGAASTVRTALKALEKLELVIKDEEYYLVHEVQLARWMARL, from the coding sequence ATGAAAGAGCCTTTCAATCCATTTGTAATCAACACATATCAGGGAAAAGACTATTTTTTTGATCGTGAAAACGATCTAAAAATGCTCATTTCACATATAGAAAATGATAGAAATGTAGTGCTTTATGCCTGGAGAAGATTGGGGAAATCAGCACTTATTCATCGTCTTTTTGAAGAATTAGAAACTTCAAAGGACTACGAAACGATTTACATAGATTTGTTAGTTTCACAGAATATGGATGAAGCCATTCAATCCATCGCCTCAGCTATCTATGAAAAATACGGAAAAACCACGTCCGGACTAAGTGCCGCAATACAAAAATTATTCGGATCCATCGGTGCCACCATCCATTTCAACGGGCTGACGGGACTGCCGGAAATCACCCTTGGAATCATCAAATCAGGACAACAAGACCAATCTCTCAAAGCACTGGGAGAGTTTCTGCTTGCCCGAAAAAAGAGGATAGTAATCGCCATCGATGAGTTTCAGCAGATTGCCGATTACGAAAATGTGAAGGCGGAGGCAGTGTTCCGCACTTGGGTGCAGCAGATTCCGGCAGTGAGATTCATTTTCAGCGGCAGCCACAGGACATTGATGGAGGCAATGTTTACGGAGAAAAAGCGGCCGTTTTATCAAAGTTCCCAACTTGAATCGCTCCAGCCGATTGCCTTGGCTGCGTACACTGAATTTATCCTGCACCATTTTCAAGCTGCAAAAAAGTCAATCAGCCCGGATTCAATTGAGAAGATTTACCGCTGGAGCCGCGGACAGACTTACACCGTCCAGCTAATCTGCAACCAGCTTTTCGCCAACTATAAAAAAATAACCGATTCTACTCTCGATGTGGTTTTTGATCAGATTCTGACGCAGCAGCAGTCCGTATTTGCCAACTTCCAAAAAATGCTCACCAAAGCCCAATGGAATGTATTCCGGGCTATTGCCAAAGAAGAACCGCTGCAAAATCCGATGAGCAAGGATTTTCTGCAAAAGCACAACCTAGGTGCTGCAAGCACAGTCAGAACTGCACTGAAAGCATTGGAAAAATTAGAATTAGTCATCAAAGACGAAGAATACTACCTGGTCCATGAAGTCCAGCTTGCCCGATGGATGGCCAGACTATAA